A genomic stretch from Ficedula albicollis isolate OC2 chromosome 4A, FicAlb1.5, whole genome shotgun sequence includes:
- the LOC101806287 gene encoding heat shock factor protein 3-like, whose product MKGNQISGGSVGSKSHLIRADDAGNGENFCILDEQRFAKELLPKYFKHNNISSFIRQLNMYGFRKVIALENGIITAEKSSVIEFQHPFFKQGKAHLLENIKRKVSAVRTEDLKVCTEDLHKVLSEVQEMREQQNNMDVRLANMKRENKALWKEVAVLRQKHSQQQKLLSKILQFILSLMRGNYIVGVKRKRSLTDAAGASPSKYSRQYVRIPVESGQAMAFSEHSAHEEDGNGTGLIIRDVTDTLENATNGLLAVAHTSGRAREPQAALDPGLPLCQVSQPSELNCAEPVPSVPINDVSKSGEIGTAAVELHTAQPNAPEDPVSVIDSILNENNSGNQSDPLLDREEIQDFLNCIDASLEELQAMLSGKQYNFGAEAFSDTFNPELPALDMSLMETPSGIENMANLAEGTEGLGASERETAGSKDMQLIQYRANPLLSLFEELPSGEAAGKVDDPKDFLLPPLEEKPALQPPSASGTVVPLAAPASQAEPLDTLGMGDPPLLPEDGNGEYKLFPLLLLSPVANFIDEASEIEIS is encoded by the exons ATGAAAGGAAATCAGATTTCAGGCGGGTCGGTGGGATCCAAGTCCCATCTGATCCGGGCGGACGATGCAGGG AATGGCGAGAATTTCTGCATTCTGGATGAGCAGAGGTTtgccaaggagctgctgcccaagTACTTCAAACACAACAACATCTCCAGCTTCATACGGCAGCTCAATATGT ATGGTTTCAGGAAGGTGATTGCTCTGGAGAATGGTATCAttacagcagagaaaagctcaGTCATTGAGTTCCAGCACCCTTTCTTCAAGCAAGGGAAGGCACATTTACTGGAAAACATCAAGCGCAAG GTGTCTGCAGTGAGAACTGAGGATCTCAAGGTCTGCACAGAGGATTTGCACAAAGTCCTGTCTGAGGTGCAGGAgatgagagagcagcagaacaaCATGGATGTCAGGCTGGCTAACATGAAGAG AGAAAATAAGGCCCTGTGGAAAGAAGTGGCAGTTCTAAGGCAGAAGCACAGTCAACAACAGAAGCTGCTGTCTAAG attCTTCAATTTATACTAAGTTTGATGCGAGGAAATTATATTGTTGGGgtcaaaagaaaaag GTCTCTCACGGATGCTGCGGGTGCTTCACCCTCCAAGTACAGTCGGCAGTATGTCCGCATCCCTGTGGAGAGTGGCCAAGCT ATGGCTTTTTCTGAACATAGTGCACATGAAGAGGATGGAAACGGTACAGGTCTGATAATCCGAGATGTCACTGACACCCTGGAAAATGCCACCAATGGCCTCCTTGCTGTGGCACACACAAGTGGCAGAGCCAG AGagccacaggcagctctggatCCTGGCTTACCTCTTTGTCAAGTATCACAGCCAAGTGAGTTAAATTGTGCAGAACCTGTGCCATCAGTTCCTATAAACGATGTCAGCAAATCCGGCGAAATAGGCACggctgctgtggagctgcacaCTGCACAGCCAAATGCTCCAGAGGACCCTGTGTCAGTAATTGACTCCATCTTGAATGAGAACAACTCTGGAAACCAAAGTGATCCTTTGCTGGACAG aGAGGAAATTCAGGATTTTCTGAACTGCATCGATGCCAGCCTTGAGGAGCTGCAAGCAATGCTGTCAGGGAAGCAGTACAACTTCGGCGCCGAAGCCTTCAGCGAC acatttaatccggagctgccagccctggatATGAGCTTGATGGAAACTCCCTCTGGTATTGAAAAT ATGGCAAACTTGGCAGAGGGCACTGAAGGTCTGGGAGCAAGTGagagggaaacagcaggaagcAAAG atatGCAGCTGATCCAGTACAGGGCCAACCCTCTGCTTTCCTTATTTGAAGAGCTGCCTTCAGGTGAAGCTGCTGGGAAGGTGGATGATCCAAAAGActttctgctgcctcccctgGAGGAGaaacctgctctgcagcctccatcAGCCAGTGGAACCGTTGTGCCACTTGCAGCTCCAGCAAGCCAGGCCGAGCCTCTGGACACTCTGGGAATGGGTgatcctcctctcctcccagaaGATGGGAATGGAGAGTATAAACTGTTTCCACTCCTGCTTCTCAGTCCTGTTGCTAACTTCATAGATGAGGCTTCTGAGATAGAAATTTCTTGA